In the Qipengyuania pelagi genome, one interval contains:
- the trxA gene encoding thioredoxin → MATVAVTDSSFQSDVLDSDKPVLVDFWADWCGPCKMIAPALEELSDELGDKVIIAKMDIMENPDVPGKMGVQSIPYLVLFKNGEPAANMRGAAPKGQLKQWLEGEL, encoded by the coding sequence ATGGCCACCGTCGCCGTCACCGATAGCAGTTTCCAGTCCGACGTCCTCGATTCGGACAAGCCCGTCCTCGTCGATTTCTGGGCCGATTGGTGCGGACCCTGCAAGATGATCGCTCCGGCCTTGGAAGAACTGAGCGACGAGCTTGGCGACAAGGTCATCATCGCCAAGATGGACATCATGGAAAACCCCGATGTTCCGGGCAAGATGGGCGTGCAGTCGATCCCCTATCTCGTGCTGTTCAAGAATGGCGAGCCTGCCGCGAATATGCGCGGGGCGGCGCCCAAGGGCCAGCTCAAACAGTGGCTCGAAGGCGAACTCTAA